The Strigops habroptila isolate Jane chromosome 8, bStrHab1.2.pri, whole genome shotgun sequence genome includes a window with the following:
- the LOC115611703 gene encoding G-protein coupled receptor 55-like has translation MNETHANSNVSSISTTVELFQLIMYTPIFTLGLLFNMMALSFLFCKVKKLSESTVYMIALIFLDTLLLFTLPFKIISYHLQDHWNLGSVFCSTLESLYFVNMYGSILISLCICVDRYIAIQHPFTAPALRSIKKAAMVCAVICLGTSAGTVSTFQLHGKGHNISSCFHNFSKSTWKNAGLFSALEATFFGSMATMTFCTAQTIRCLRKHRKPDNLQTHTTRAEKIVVANLVAFLVCFTPYHVAYFMYFLVKNNIIHTRFQQVLRDILQVTLCWANLNCCLDGVCYYFVLKESLEDPLQNKVKTTT, from the coding sequence ATGAATGAGACCCATGCCAACAGCAATGTCAGCAGTATCAGCACTACTGTGGAATTGTTCCAACTCATCATGTACACTCCCATATTCACCCTGGGATTGCTGTTCAACATGATGGCTCTGTCGTTCCTGTTTTGTAAGGTTAAAAAGCTGTCAGAATCTACAGTCTACATGATAGCCCTTATTTTCCTGGATACTTTGCTGCTGtttactcttccttttaaaatcatttcctACCACCTTCAGGACCATTGGAACTTGGGGTCTGTGTTTTGCTCCACCTTGGAGAGTCTTTACTTTGTGAACATGTATGGCAGCATCCTCATCTCCCTCTGCATCTGTGTAGACCGGTACATTGCCATCCAGCACCCTTTCACAGCTCCCGCCCTGCGATCCATCAAGAAAGCTGCTATGGTCTGTGCTGTCATCTGCCTGGGCACCTCTGCCGGGACAGTCTCTACTTTCCAGCTGCATGGAAAGGGCCACAACATCTCATCCTGCTTCCATAACTTCTCCAAGAGCACATGGAAAAACGCAGGCCTGTTCAGTGCCTTGGAAGCCACCTTCTTTGGCAGCATGGCAACCATGACCTTCTGCACTGCTCAGACCATCAGGTGCttgagaaagcacagaaaaccagaTAACCTCCAAACACATACCACGAGGGCAGAGAAGATAGTGGTGGCAAACCTTGTGGCATTTCTGGTCTGTTTCACACCTTACCATGTGGCATACTTCATGTACTTCTTGGTGAAGAATAACATCATTCACACCAGGTTTCAGCAGGTGCTACGAGATATCCTTCAGGTCACCCTTTGCTGGGCAAACCTGAATTGCTGTCTTGATGGGGTgtgttattattttgttttaaaggagtCCTTGGAGGACCCATTACAAAACAAGGTAAAAACAACCACATGA